A DNA window from Ostrea edulis chromosome 5, xbOstEdul1.1, whole genome shotgun sequence contains the following coding sequences:
- the LOC125651501 gene encoding uncharacterized protein LOC125651501, protein MKRYLLLIIVVIGYTFKSAVSKCVQGQNCKLPSCFCGTYEHPLGRRDVPQIVYFAIDDGVNSEVAEYYNRLFHPSRKNPNGCPITATLMATIKGTDFNLLQDFYNRGFEIATHADTSSAITNSTILELEIKTERQTVLDNVVMSANDIQGWRSPYLKTIGDEQIRILKKLGYRYDTSKTFVRKNATDGNNVFPLTADFPWPYACNIPPCWSESHSKFWEVPINSLWDYKKAYPCPTADGCHNRPDTEEDARKFIMMNFKNSYRGNRAPLGFHLIGKFFRHVPFYRAMDRFIQEILVQPDVYIIPISKMLDWMEQPVPLSQVIRYAPWKCASLISPTPAMPALPTITPPLNAERCVQGQSCKLPSCFCQSFDHFMNKTTIPQIVYIAIDDALDSSVSGYFERLLFNRTNPNRCPISATFFVTTTGTNYSIVRDFYSKGMEIGSHSVSRDRATTREALFRGARLSKENLATYADIPLSDIKGFRSPDLATAGDDQAEILRRLGYTYDISYTFTRPKSYAKNVWPLTADYGWPLKCNIPPCLQRPHRGFWEVPVNSMWDYTNTDYCTFADECRRPPPTQDHVRRYLTNNFKNSYEGNRAPFGIHLHGRWFQESRNLMGFERFLNYLQALPDVYIVSVKKMLDWMKYPTALNQVQTFGPWKCKVMKPLSQQLA, encoded by the coding sequence ATGAAAAGGTATCTTCTGTTGATAATAGTGGTGATCGGATATACATTTAAAAGTGCTGTTTCGAAATGCGTTCAAGGACAGAATTGTAAACTACCGTCCTGTTTTTGTGGAACATATGAACATCCACTCGGCAGACGAGATGTACCGCAGATTGTTTACTTCGCCATTGATGACGGCGTAAATAGTGAAGTTGCTGAATATTACAACAGGCTGTTTCATCCCAGCAGAAAAAATCCCAATGGCTGCCCTATCACAGCTACGTTAATGGCTACCATCAAAGGTACGGACTTCAATCTCTTACAAGACTTTTACAATCGGGGTTTTGAGATAGCCACACATGCGGACACGTCTTCAGCTATAACTAATTCAACGATATTAGAGTTGGAAATCAAGACCGAGCGTCAAACTGTTTTGGACAATGTTGTAATGTCTGCAAACGATATTCAAGGCTGGAGAAGTCCATATCTCAAAACTATAGGAGACGAGCAGATTAGGATACTGAAAAAACTTGGATACAGATATGACACATCCAAAACATTTGTCAGGAAAAATGCAACAGACGGTAACAATGTCTTCCCTCTAACAGCAGATTTTCCATGGCCTTACGCCTGTAATATTCCTCCCTGTTGGTCAGAATCTCACAGCAAATTTTGGGAAGTGCCTATCAACTCTCTCTGGGACTATAAAAAGGCGTATCCTTGCCCTACAGCAGATGGATGTCATAATCGTCCCGACACTGAAGAAGATGCCAGAAAGTTTATAATGATGAACTTTAAAAATTCCTACCGCGGTAATCGGGCACCGCTTGGATTCCACTTGATAGGAAAATTTTTTCGTCATGTTCCTTTTTACCGCGCAATGGATCGATTCATCCAAGAAATCTTAGTGCAACCTGACGTATATATCATCCCTATTTCTAAAATGCTGGATTGGATGGAGCAACCGGTTCCCTTATCACAGGTTATTAGATATGCACCTTGGAAATGTGCATCACTGATATCCCCAACACCTGCTATGCCTGCCCTTCCTACAATTACCCCACCTCTTAACGCCGAAAGATGTGTACAAGGCCAAAGCTGTAAGCTCCCTTCGTGCTTCTGCCAATCCTTTGACCATTTCATGAACAAAACCACTATTCCACAAATAGTTTACATAGCAATAGATGACGCGTTAGATAGCTCTGTCTCCGGTTattttgaaagacttctttttAACAGAACAAACCCAAATAGATGTCCAATATCAGCAACTTTTTTTGTTACCACTACAGGAACTAACTATTCTATTGTTCGCGATTTTTATTCCAAGGGCATGGAGATAGGATCCCACAGTGTATCACGTGACAGAGCGACTACCAGGGAAGCACTATTCAGAGGAGCTAGGCTCTCAAAAGAAAACTTGGCGACCTACGCGGATATTCCCCTTTCAGACATCAAAGGCTTCAGAAGTCCTGATCTAGCCACGGCCGGTGACGACCAAGCAGAGATTTTACGAAGGCTTGGATACACATACGATATATCTTACACGTTTACCAGACCAAAATCTTATGCAAAAAATGTGTGGCCATTAACAGCTGACTACGGCTGGCCTTTAAAATGTAACATACCCCCATGTCTCCAACGACCCCACAGAGGGTTCTGGGAAGTTCCTGTCAATTCAATGTGGGATTATACAAACACTGACTATTGTACATTTGCTGACGAATGTCGAAGACCTCCACCTACACAAGATCACGTAAGGCGGTACCTCACCAACAACTTCAAGAATTCCTATGAAGGAAATAGGGCACCTTTTGGGATCCATCTTCATGGAAGGTGGTTCCAGGAATCAAGAAACTTAATGGGCTTTGAAAGgtttttgaattatttacaaGCGTTGCCTGATGTATATATTGTGTCTGTTAAGAAAATGTTAGATTGGATGAAGTATCCCACAGCTTTGAATCAAGTACAAACATTTGGGCCCTGGAAATGCAAAGTAATGAAGCCTCTTTCTCAACAATTAGCATAG